In Brevundimonas sp. SGAir0440, one DNA window encodes the following:
- the chrA gene encoding chromate efflux transporter, translating to MTTSPDTLGPPRLSLAALFLKFLRFGFLAFGGPVAQIAMIRRTLVDEERWISSPRFNRLLAVMQALPGPEAHELCVHMGMMARGRIGGLLAGLGFMLPGFVLMLAAAWLYERFIVGQSGLTGLLLGVQIVVVAIIIRAVHRIGSHVLEDRLLWALAIGAFVASLLHAPFWIPLVACGLIYALEQRPWAGVAIAVAAVFIAILFGVYLEVAPPAIAISAEPSPQLAALFIAGLKGGLLTFGGAYTAIPYVRADTVGRGWLPDGVFLDGVALAGVLPAPLVIFGTFTGYVVGGWAGALALTAGIFLPAFAFSMVLFNHLEAVVENPALHRLLAGVAAAVVGVIAATSLQLAWTTAQSAPTWWIAGLIFIAALIAAVRIKPRWTPILILSGAVAGQLVL from the coding sequence ATGACTACGTCGCCAGACACCCTCGGTCCGCCCCGCCTTTCGCTGGCGGCGCTGTTTCTCAAATTCCTGCGGTTCGGTTTCCTGGCGTTTGGCGGCCCCGTCGCCCAGATCGCCATGATCCGCCGCACCCTCGTCGATGAAGAGCGATGGATTTCCAGTCCGCGCTTCAACCGCCTTCTGGCGGTGATGCAGGCGCTTCCTGGGCCAGAGGCCCACGAGTTGTGCGTCCATATGGGCATGATGGCGCGGGGACGGATCGGCGGCCTGCTCGCAGGCCTCGGCTTCATGCTGCCCGGCTTCGTGCTGATGCTGGCGGCGGCCTGGCTCTATGAACGCTTCATCGTCGGACAATCGGGCCTGACCGGCCTGCTTTTGGGCGTTCAGATCGTCGTGGTCGCCATCATCATCCGCGCCGTGCATCGGATCGGCTCCCACGTCCTAGAGGACCGTCTGCTGTGGGCGCTAGCGATCGGGGCCTTCGTCGCCTCTCTCCTCCATGCGCCCTTCTGGATACCGCTTGTGGCTTGCGGCCTGATCTACGCCCTGGAGCAACGTCCCTGGGCAGGCGTCGCCATTGCCGTCGCCGCCGTCTTCATCGCCATCCTGTTCGGCGTCTATCTGGAGGTCGCCCCGCCTGCGATCGCGATCTCGGCTGAGCCGTCGCCTCAACTCGCCGCTCTATTCATCGCCGGGTTGAAGGGCGGGCTGCTGACGTTCGGCGGCGCCTATACCGCCATCCCCTACGTGCGCGCCGACACTGTCGGACGCGGCTGGTTGCCGGACGGCGTCTTCCTAGATGGCGTGGCGCTGGCCGGCGTCCTGCCGGCGCCTCTGGTGATTTTCGGCACCTTCACGGGCTATGTGGTCGGCGGCTGGGCCGGCGCGCTGGCGCTGACTGCCGGAATTTTCCTGCCCGCCTTCGCCTTCTCGATGGTGCTGTTCAATCACCTGGAGGCCGTGGTCGAGAACCCGGCCTTGCACCGCCTCCTGGCAGGCGTGGCGGCCGCCGTCGTCGGCGTCATCGCCGCCACTTCGCTTCAACTGGCCTGGACCACAGCCCAGTCGGCGCCGACGTGGTGGATCGCAGGTTTGATCTTCATCGCCGCACTGATCGCCGCCGTGCGGATCAAACCGCGCTGGACACCGATTCTCATTCTGAGCGGGGCGGTTGCAGGACAGCTCGTGCTCTAA
- a CDS encoding 7-cyano-7-deazaguanine synthase — translation MTGFASYRANEAPLLIDAVEADAPLRDGATPALLGQSLCLDTRGLTSFFFARFDRRLYDLLVVAAAVEFCDRFKRRPGWGWSRAFDVRVAVHEPEVWSAPEAKALLEETVSFLTGDVWRFCFEARLRDEPAPVTLPLPLPPYCALIMPYSEGLDSLAVHALTAHATNSELVRVRLGSGGVDKAVLDKDRKPFARVPYKVSVPNNAESSARSRGFKFAVVTAIAAAMSGVQRIIVTESGQGVLGPVLVRSGHAYPDYRVHPAFSRKMESLFLALTGHEIRYEYPRLWYTKGETMAAAKALPTPPDFVTRTRSCWQSSQQASVDGSRRQCGICAACMLRRVSMFAAEIDEPADRYVWENLTVTEFDTGAAAAFQGHTRALREYGIAGVLHMDHLASLAAPSAQTSAFHRVVRLTADALGEDEGSVLAQTRALLDRHAEEWRRFVIAQGNQSFVARYAASVVA, via the coding sequence ATGACGGGTTTCGCCTCCTATCGCGCAAACGAAGCACCGCTTTTAATCGATGCGGTCGAAGCAGATGCGCCGCTCCGTGACGGCGCGACGCCCGCTCTGCTAGGGCAAAGTCTTTGCCTTGATACCCGCGGGCTCACCTCATTCTTCTTCGCGCGGTTTGATCGCCGCCTCTACGATCTCCTAGTTGTCGCGGCGGCGGTCGAATTCTGTGACCGCTTTAAACGACGTCCAGGTTGGGGGTGGTCGCGCGCGTTTGACGTCCGGGTCGCAGTGCACGAACCCGAAGTCTGGTCCGCACCGGAGGCGAAGGCACTTCTGGAAGAGACCGTGTCATTCCTGACAGGTGATGTCTGGCGGTTCTGCTTCGAAGCTAGACTAAGGGACGAACCCGCGCCCGTGACGCTTCCACTGCCGCTTCCGCCTTATTGCGCGCTCATTATGCCCTACAGCGAAGGCCTAGATTCTCTTGCGGTCCATGCCCTCACGGCACACGCGACCAACAGCGAACTTGTCCGGGTGCGCCTAGGGTCAGGCGGCGTCGACAAGGCAGTGCTGGACAAGGACCGCAAACCCTTTGCACGAGTGCCCTACAAAGTCTCCGTGCCAAACAACGCGGAATCGTCCGCTCGATCTAGGGGCTTCAAATTCGCGGTCGTGACCGCGATCGCCGCAGCGATGTCGGGAGTTCAACGGATCATCGTCACCGAAAGCGGGCAAGGGGTCTTGGGACCGGTGCTTGTTCGATCCGGTCATGCGTACCCCGACTATCGCGTCCATCCCGCCTTTAGCCGGAAAATGGAAAGCCTGTTCTTGGCGCTCACTGGGCATGAAATTCGGTATGAGTATCCGCGTCTCTGGTACACCAAGGGTGAGACCATGGCCGCCGCGAAGGCATTACCGACGCCCCCGGATTTCGTCACGCGGACGCGCAGTTGCTGGCAGAGTTCGCAGCAAGCTTCCGTAGACGGCTCACGCCGCCAATGCGGAATTTGCGCGGCGTGCATGCTGCGACGTGTGAGCATGTTCGCTGCGGAGATTGATGAGCCTGCGGACAGGTACGTGTGGGAAAATCTGACTGTCACTGAATTTGACACTGGCGCTGCCGCCGCATTCCAAGGACATACGCGCGCTCTGAGAGAGTATGGTATCGCAGGCGTGCTACATATGGACCATCTAGCGTCACTGGCTGCACCTTCAGCGCAGACCAGTGCATTCCATCGCGTCGTACGCCTCACTGCAGACGCGCTTGGTGAAGATGAAGGCTCTGTGCTGGCCCAGACCCGAGCTCTGCTGGATCGCCACGCTGAGGAATGGCGTCGCTTCGTGATCGCTCAAGGCAATCAATCTTTTGTTGCGCGGTATGCCGCCAGCGTGGTCGCGTGA
- a CDS encoding ImmA/IrrE family metallo-endopeptidase, producing METPAAIDPIALGERLRLARDAAKITQAQAAEAISAARTTLVAIEQGGRRPRLEELQTLAGLYGTTVNALLRRESAKVDLRPRFRRTQDGGSAVEMASALLTDLVKAEVELEDLLGVVRGRSEPPERPILPGNVLAQAEEDAFELRQWLGIGDAPVHDMVSILELQLGARVFVRRLEAKISGLYAYDNDAGPCVLLNALHPKERRAQTAAHELGHYISTRNAPDSLYEGSPEQTREERYANAFARAFLTPARTVKSMFRDTTAGATNLTRRHVIVLAHGFGVSREALVRRLEELDLVPNGTWDWFERTGGITNDQARQVLGENPAFDPRGEDGERSVSLRLQLLAAEAWKRGLLSEGQVVSLLKIDRVQARELIDAYEADEEAADGLPRIRR from the coding sequence ATGGAGACTCCTGCCGCCATCGATCCAATCGCCCTGGGGGAGCGCCTGCGTCTGGCGAGAGACGCGGCGAAGATCACCCAGGCCCAAGCGGCCGAAGCCATCTCTGCGGCTCGCACGACCCTAGTGGCGATCGAACAGGGCGGCCGCCGGCCGCGTCTAGAAGAATTGCAGACTCTCGCTGGCCTTTACGGCACGACAGTGAACGCGTTGTTGCGCCGGGAGTCAGCCAAGGTAGACCTGCGTCCCCGCTTTCGTCGAACCCAAGACGGCGGCTCAGCTGTTGAGATGGCTTCCGCCTTGTTGACCGACTTGGTCAAGGCCGAGGTGGAACTTGAAGATTTGCTTGGAGTGGTTCGGGGTCGATCCGAGCCTCCGGAGCGCCCCATTCTGCCCGGTAACGTCCTCGCCCAAGCCGAAGAAGATGCATTCGAACTACGCCAGTGGCTGGGCATAGGAGATGCGCCCGTCCATGACATGGTTTCAATTCTCGAACTTCAGCTTGGAGCTCGTGTGTTCGTCCGCAGGCTTGAGGCCAAGATTTCTGGTCTCTATGCTTACGACAACGACGCTGGTCCATGCGTCCTGCTAAACGCCCTACATCCGAAAGAACGGCGAGCGCAAACCGCCGCCCATGAACTCGGTCACTACATCTCTACCCGAAACGCGCCGGACAGCCTTTATGAGGGCTCGCCTGAACAGACTCGCGAAGAGCGCTACGCCAATGCCTTCGCGCGGGCGTTCCTAACGCCTGCGCGAACGGTCAAGTCGATGTTCCGGGACACGACAGCGGGGGCGACAAATCTGACGCGCCGCCACGTGATCGTGCTTGCCCATGGCTTCGGTGTATCACGTGAAGCTTTGGTGCGGCGGCTCGAAGAATTGGACCTCGTGCCGAACGGAACTTGGGATTGGTTCGAACGGACCGGCGGCATTACTAACGACCAGGCGCGGCAGGTCCTGGGCGAAAACCCAGCATTCGATCCGCGCGGCGAAGATGGGGAGCGGTCGGTGTCGCTCCGCCTTCAACTCCTAGCGGCCGAGGCGTGGAAGCGTGGCCTGCTCTCCGAGGGTCAAGTGGTCAGTCTGCTCAAGATCGACCGGGTACAAGCGCGTGAGTTGATAGACGCCTATGAGGCAGATGAGGAGGCGGCCGATGGGCTTCCCCGCATCCGGCGCTGA
- a CDS encoding helix-turn-helix domain-containing protein translates to MEWEKIVGANIRRLRKERGLSQEALAGEAGLAMRHLGRIERGEGNPTVAILGKLAEVLGVHPTEFYAVR, encoded by the coding sequence ATGGAATGGGAGAAGATCGTCGGCGCAAATATCAGGCGTCTCCGCAAGGAGCGCGGCTTGAGCCAGGAGGCGTTAGCGGGTGAAGCGGGTCTGGCGATGCGTCATCTCGGGCGCATAGAGCGAGGCGAGGGCAACCCGACAGTGGCAATTCTAGGCAAGTTGGCTGAAGTGCTTGGCGTCCATCCCACAGAATTTTACGCAGTCCGCTAA
- a CDS encoding endonuclease domain-containing protein, with the protein MTTNRLTPRSRGLRQSGGLAEDRIWARLRGGAVDGWKVRRQHPIGGYVVDFACVPLRLVIEIDGGVHERDEVVLNDHYRQRAIEALGWTVVRFTNAEALADPGRIDAAIRDHAKTLGL; encoded by the coding sequence ATGACGACCAACCGCCTGACGCCGCGCTCGCGGGGGCTTCGCCAGAGCGGTGGCCTGGCCGAGGACCGGATATGGGCGCGGTTGCGCGGCGGCGCCGTCGACGGCTGGAAGGTGAGACGCCAGCATCCGATCGGCGGCTATGTGGTGGATTTCGCCTGCGTGCCGCTTCGGCTGGTCATCGAGATCGACGGCGGGGTGCATGAGCGCGACGAGGTCGTCTTGAACGACCACTATCGCCAGCGGGCGATCGAGGCGCTGGGCTGGACCGTCGTTCGCTTCACCAACGCCGAAGCCCTGGCCGACCCCGGCCGCATCGACGCCGCCATCCGCGACCACGCCAAAACGCTAGGCCTCTGA
- the prmC gene encoding peptide chain release factor N(5)-glutamine methyltransferase, producing the protein MTDPITPKSDTDAPTLLTAWKAAQARLKTGRIDSPAIDARLLLEAAAGASRMDILTDPYRPITADQLSAYEAMVDRRLKREPVSRIVGKKGFWKIMLNVTPDVLSPRPDTETLMDVSMLAFGKNEAFDAIDLGTGSGAILLALLAERPAARGVGTDISSEALAVAKENAANLDLNERATFLRTEWAAGFGDASFDLVLSNPPYIPTDHIATLDPEVRDHDPHLALDGGPDGLQAYRDLAPEVKRILKPLGVFAVEIGFDQGPQVKALFEAAGFTDVKIIKDLGERDRVVTNGPDPRTNPIPQD; encoded by the coding sequence ATGACCGACCCCATCACGCCCAAGTCCGACACAGACGCCCCGACCCTGCTGACCGCCTGGAAGGCGGCGCAGGCCCGGCTGAAGACCGGCCGCATCGACAGCCCCGCCATCGACGCCCGCCTGCTGCTGGAGGCCGCCGCCGGCGCCAGCCGCATGGACATCCTGACCGACCCCTATCGGCCCATCACCGCCGACCAGCTGAGCGCCTATGAGGCCATGGTCGATCGCCGGCTGAAGCGCGAGCCCGTCTCACGCATCGTCGGCAAGAAGGGCTTCTGGAAGATCATGCTGAACGTCACCCCCGACGTCCTCAGCCCCCGCCCCGACACCGAGACCCTGATGGACGTGTCCATGCTGGCCTTCGGCAAGAACGAAGCCTTCGACGCCATCGACCTGGGCACCGGCTCGGGCGCGATCCTGCTGGCGCTTCTGGCCGAACGGCCGGCCGCGCGCGGGGTCGGCACCGACATCTCGTCCGAGGCTCTGGCTGTGGCCAAGGAGAACGCCGCCAACCTGGACCTGAACGAGCGCGCCACCTTCCTGCGCACCGAATGGGCGGCGGGCTTCGGCGACGCCAGCTTCGACCTGGTGCTGTCCAACCCGCCCTATATCCCGACCGACCATATCGCGACCCTGGACCCGGAGGTCCGCGACCACGACCCGCACCTGGCCCTGGACGGCGGCCCCGACGGCTTGCAGGCTTACCGCGACCTGGCGCCCGAGGTGAAACGCATCCTGAAGCCGCTGGGCGTCTTCGCCGTCGAGATCGGCTTCGATCAAGGCCCGCAGGTCAAGGCGCTGTTCGAGGCCGCCGGCTTCACCGACGTCAAGATCATCAAGGACCTGGGCGAACGCGACCGCGTTGTCACCAACGGCCCGGACCCGCGCACCAACCCCATCCCGCAGGACTGA
- a CDS encoding YihY/virulence factor BrkB family protein, producing the protein MTVRVGMTARRPSRLVPLRNLFSRTPAPVERGRLWKFLGAAAGGLAAGAGAAHLLYSQGHKVGVELRAPRPEPLPPKVPTPEDYEAQDPGRGRMAKRPGQIPHKGWVDIAWRTAGSYFGDRVGFVAGGVTFFTLLSLFPLLGTFVTLYGLFADPTDAWGRLQFLYALLPDSIAVFLGGEMQRLAENSNSQLTFTLVWTLALSLWTANGAVKVLFYGLNVAYHEVERRNIVRYNLICMVFTVGAILAVLLTSALVVGVPVVVRLFGLEEEWGLIAPLRWPLLLVGYVAALTVIYRYGPCRQRARWRWVTPGAIFAALLSLTVSFLFSWYLSNFVRTDSYGPLAAMMGFLLWTWLSVQVIVMGAELNAEIEHQTAVDTTTGKPLPIGERGAKVADSIGPRRGNPAALAFTQRHAEMMADRIMRRPNRHAAGAPTATE; encoded by the coding sequence TTGACCGTTCGCGTCGGGATGACTGCGCGCCGCCCCTCCCGTCTCGTCCCGCTTCGCAACCTGTTCTCCCGCACGCCGGCGCCGGTCGAGCGCGGGCGGTTGTGGAAGTTCCTGGGGGCCGCCGCCGGGGGTCTGGCCGCCGGGGCCGGCGCGGCCCACCTGCTCTACAGCCAGGGGCACAAGGTCGGGGTCGAACTGCGCGCGCCCCGCCCCGAACCCCTGCCGCCCAAGGTCCCCACGCCCGAGGACTATGAGGCTCAGGACCCCGGTCGCGGCCGCATGGCCAAGCGGCCGGGCCAGATCCCGCACAAGGGCTGGGTCGACATCGCCTGGCGCACGGCCGGCTCCTATTTCGGCGACCGGGTCGGCTTCGTCGCCGGCGGGGTGACCTTCTTCACCCTGCTGTCGCTGTTCCCGCTCTTGGGGACGTTCGTCACCCTCTACGGTCTGTTCGCCGATCCGACCGACGCGTGGGGGCGGCTGCAGTTCCTCTACGCCCTGCTGCCGGACAGCATCGCGGTCTTCCTCGGCGGCGAGATGCAGCGCCTGGCCGAGAACTCCAACAGCCAGCTGACCTTCACCCTAGTGTGGACCCTGGCCCTGTCGCTGTGGACCGCCAACGGGGCGGTCAAGGTGCTGTTCTACGGCCTGAACGTCGCCTACCACGAGGTCGAGCGCCGCAACATCGTGCGCTACAACCTGATCTGCATGGTCTTCACCGTGGGGGCCATCCTGGCGGTCCTGCTGACCTCGGCGCTGGTGGTCGGCGTCCCGGTGGTGGTGCGGCTGTTCGGCCTGGAGGAGGAGTGGGGCCTGATCGCCCCGCTGCGCTGGCCGCTGCTGCTGGTCGGCTATGTCGCCGCCCTGACCGTCATCTACCGTTACGGCCCCTGCCGTCAGCGCGCGCGCTGGCGCTGGGTCACGCCGGGCGCGATCTTTGCGGCCCTGCTCAGCCTGACGGTGTCCTTCCTGTTCAGCTGGTATCTGTCGAACTTCGTGCGGACCGACAGCTACGGCCCGCTGGCGGCCATGATGGGTTTCCTGCTGTGGACCTGGCTGTCGGTGCAGGTGATCGTCATGGGCGCCGAGCTGAACGCCGAGATCGAGCACCAGACCGCCGTGGACACGACCACCGGCAAGCCCCTGCCGATCGGCGAGCGGGGCGCCAAGGTCGCCGACAGCATCGGTCCGCGACGCGGCAACCCCGCGGCTCTCGCTTTCACCCAGCGCCATGCCGAGATGATGGCCGACCGCATCATGCGCCGCCCCAACCGCCACGCCGCCGGGGCGCCCACCGCTACAGAATGA
- the hslU gene encoding ATP-dependent protease ATPase subunit HslU, giving the protein MTELTPREIVSELDRYIVGQNDAKRAVAVALRNRWRRKRVPADLRDEVTPKNILMIGPTGVGKTEIARRLARLAGSPFLKVEATKFTEVGYVGRDVDQIVRDLVESALIMVRERRRGDVRAKAEAAAEDRILDALVGPGAGPATRDSFRKKLRAGELDDKEIEIALADTASPIQGLDIPGGGNVGLLNLSEMLGKMGGGRTKTVKLAVRDATTPLIAEEGDKLLDQDSLTQEALKLAENEGIVFLDEIDKVAARQGASGADVSREGVQRDLLPLIEGTTVSTKYGPVKTDHVLFIASGAFHVAKPSDLLPELQGRLPIRVELKALTRDDFKRILTEPEANLIRQNQALLATEDVTLTFTDDAVEAMADAAVAANSAVENIGARRLQTVMERVLEETSFKASDLSGQTVTFDGDAVREKMDALTKDVDLSRFIL; this is encoded by the coding sequence ATGACTGAACTGACCCCCCGCGAGATCGTCTCCGAACTGGATCGCTATATCGTCGGCCAGAACGACGCCAAGCGCGCCGTCGCCGTCGCCCTGAGGAACCGCTGGCGCAGGAAGCGCGTGCCGGCGGACCTGCGCGACGAGGTGACGCCCAAGAACATCCTGATGATCGGCCCCACCGGCGTCGGCAAGACGGAGATCGCGCGTCGGCTGGCGCGGCTGGCGGGCTCGCCCTTCCTGAAGGTCGAGGCCACCAAGTTCACCGAGGTCGGCTATGTCGGCCGTGACGTGGACCAGATCGTGCGCGACCTGGTCGAAAGCGCCCTGATCATGGTGCGAGAGCGACGGCGCGGCGACGTGCGGGCCAAGGCCGAGGCCGCCGCCGAGGACCGCATCCTGGACGCCCTTGTCGGACCGGGCGCGGGACCGGCGACGCGGGACAGTTTCCGAAAGAAGCTGCGCGCCGGAGAACTGGACGACAAGGAGATCGAGATCGCGCTGGCCGACACCGCCTCGCCCATCCAGGGGCTGGACATTCCGGGCGGCGGCAACGTGGGCCTGCTGAACCTGTCGGAGATGCTGGGCAAGATGGGCGGCGGGCGCACCAAGACCGTCAAGCTGGCCGTGCGCGATGCGACCACGCCCCTGATCGCCGAAGAGGGCGACAAGCTGTTGGATCAGGACAGCCTGACGCAGGAGGCGCTGAAACTGGCCGAGAACGAGGGCATCGTCTTCCTGGACGAGATCGACAAGGTCGCGGCCCGGCAAGGCGCATCCGGCGCGGACGTGTCGCGTGAAGGGGTCCAACGCGACCTGCTGCCCCTGATCGAAGGCACCACGGTCTCGACGAAGTATGGGCCGGTGAAGACCGACCATGTGCTGTTCATCGCCTCGGGCGCCTTCCACGTCGCCAAGCCCAGCGATCTGCTGCCCGAGCTTCAGGGGCGGTTGCCGATCCGGGTCGAGCTGAAGGCCCTGACGCGCGACGACTTCAAGCGCATCCTGACCGAGCCGGAGGCCAATCTGATCCGTCAGAACCAGGCCCTGCTGGCGACCGAGGACGTGACCCTGACCTTCACCGACGATGCGGTCGAAGCGATGGCCGATGCGGCGGTGGCGGCCAACAGCGCGGTCGAGAACATCGGCGCGCGCCGGCTTCAGACCGTGATGGAGCGGGTGCTCGAGGAAACCAGCTTCAAGGCCTCGGACCTGTCGGGCCAGACCGTGACCTTCGACGGCGATGCGGTGCGCGAGAAGATGGACGCCCTGACCAAGGACGTCGATCTGAGCCGCTTCATTCTGTAG
- a CDS encoding GNAT family N-acetyltransferase, which translates to METPKLALTPLETDRLILRRFAAGDAADLFAYLHQPRAACFVSMTLQDMAAAEAEVLKRAAEGEYIAVQSRADGHVIGDVFAMFEAPDTWSIGWNFNSAYAGAGYASEAARVLVDHLFKDKAARRLYAYVEDDNLASQRLCERLGMRREGLFREFISFVNDAAGQPIYVNTYQYALLRHEWRS; encoded by the coding sequence ATGGAAACGCCCAAACTCGCCCTGACGCCGTTGGAAACCGACCGACTGATCCTGCGCCGTTTCGCGGCGGGCGACGCCGCCGACCTGTTCGCCTATCTGCACCAGCCGCGCGCCGCCTGTTTCGTGTCTATGACGCTTCAGGACATGGCGGCGGCCGAGGCGGAAGTCCTCAAGCGCGCAGCCGAGGGCGAGTATATCGCCGTCCAGTCCAGGGCCGACGGCCATGTCATCGGCGATGTCTTCGCCATGTTCGAGGCGCCGGACACCTGGTCCATCGGATGGAACTTCAACAGCGCCTACGCGGGCGCCGGCTATGCGTCCGAAGCGGCTCGCGTTCTGGTCGACCATCTGTTCAAGGACAAGGCGGCGCGTCGCCTGTACGCCTATGTCGAGGACGACAATCTGGCGTCACAGAGGCTCTGCGAACGGTTGGGCATGCGGCGCGAAGGGCTGTTCCGCGAGTTCATCTCGTTCGTGAACGACGCCGCGGGCCAGCCGATCTACGTCAACACCTATCAGTACGCCCTTCTGCGACACGAGTGGCGATCGTGA